GCGGCTCCTGCCTTGAGCACTTTTGACAATTCGCTCTTGTTAAGCCGTATTCCACCCCTGGACCCCACCCCGCTGGGGACTTTTGCAAAGAAACTGTCAATTAGCGGGCGAATCCTGGGATAGAGCGATTCCTTGTTCAAACCGGTCAAAGCGATGCGAACTCCGCAGTTGATGTCGTAACCCACGCCGCCGGGAGACACCACACCTTCATGCTCGTCGAAAGCAGCAACTCCCCCGATGGGAAAGCCGTACCCCCAGTGTACGTCCGGCATTGCAAGGGATCGACCTACGATTCCGGGTAGTTGTGCCACGTTGTACACTTGATCCGCACTCTCGTCTTTTTCAATATCAGGCAAAGTTCTCGCATCAGTGTAGATAAGCCCGGGAACGCGCATTTTGCCGGTTCTCGGAATTTCCCATCGAACCTCATCGATTTGTACCAATTTGTACGGTTTCTGGGTCATATTGACCTCCTGCAGCCTCAACCTCGCTTGCTCACGCATTTCATTCCAGTCCGGCCCGGTCATCCGGATTTCTTTATCCGGGGTATTCATGCCAGAGATTCACTTCTCCCTCAGGTGAAGATCTATCTCAATACTAAAAATATAGCATTCATTCGTTCGTGTGCGGTCGAGGGCCGTTAATACGGATTCGCTTTCAAGAATACCGGATGAGATTTCTTTTCCGCACTGACCTACGTTTCGCAGGTCTGTGCTTCATTTTTTCAATGTTATAGCAGTTGCCAAAATTAGTGACCGATTGAAGATTGGGAATATTGGTGGGTGCCGTGCCTCCGTGCCGGCACATCTTAAATATGATCAATGACATCAATAGAATGGACCGGCAGGGACGCCGGTCCCTACCAATATCCTGTAATTCACACGAGGGATAAACGACAGAATTTTTGGCACTGACTATACACGCCCGAAAACGAAATGGTATAAGAAGCGTCCGGAACAATAAGAGGATGTGTGAACAGAGATCGGGATGTGAATCAACGTGCTGAGGCGCCTACACAAAATTTACCATGCGAGGAGCAATTACCGTATCTTGATCCAGAGAAGCTTTGCTGTTCCGGGACCGGGATTGGACCATTGTGTCGGCATTTCGGAAGCCAAATATACCACATCGCCGGATCGAAGCTTGTGCACCGCTTTTTCCACGGTCATCTGCAATTTTCCCGACAACACGTACCCGATTTCCTCTCCCTTGTGGATGAAAAAATGAGACGGCAATTTCGCTTCCGGTGCTATTTCTATGAGATAAGGCTCGGCCTTCGCGTCGAAATCGACCGGCGTCAGCAACTTTGCAATTATGGTCTCTTCGGGCATATCGGAAAGCTTGACCACGGAAGCCTCGGTTGCAGGGAACACGAGACGCTTTCCCATTTCGGTTTTTGCCTGAAAGAAAGAGCTCACTTCAACGGACAATACTTCCGCCATTTTGACGAGAGCCGGCAATGAAGGATATATCAAGTTGCTTTCCACCTGAGAAATCGTGCTGGGCGTTACGCCCACGAGCTTTGCCAATTCTGTCTGGGAAAGTCCTCGCTTCGATCTCACTTCCTTCAAACGGAGACCGAGCTCAATTTTTCCGGAGGACCTCTTTTCGTCCTCGAAAACAATGGTCAAATCCTTGGTCCAGTAATTGAACGGCTTATGAAGATTATCGAGACTGCGGCGTTCGGCTTTCAGAATTGTGAGAGAGGTTGTACCTCGCTTAATCGATAGTTCGATGGACACCTGGGCTATCTGGTTGATATGCGCTCGAAGCCTGGAAGAATGTGCGTTTTTCTCGAGAATCCAATATGCGATCGTGTTCAGCTCATAGAGTCTTGGACAGGAATGAGTGTAAAAATTCAAAACGTGATCTTCGCCACCCCATAAATCCTGCATACCCGTAAGGCTCTCGAAAACGAATCGGACGTCCCCTGCCATGGAGGCATGAATCCCGTATAACGCATCCATAACCTGGTCGACCTGGCGCGGTTCTTCCACCCTCACGATGCGGCAAGGCCATTCGGCTTCGACATCCTTGTAGAATCTCAGGAATACATCCGAACCCGATCCTTTTCCCCAGGTGAAACAATCCAGAATGGTCAGGCCGGGGTAATCCGCCAAAGGCCCGAGCCTTTCCAGTAGATTTCTCGGAGAACGATCGAATGTAACGTAAATGATAGGTTTATTCTGGGACTGCGAAGCTTGAATAAAATTCAGACAAAACACGGACGCAAGACTCCCCGCATCATCGTGCCATACCACGTTGTCCCCGATAAAAAGGCCTCCGAGCAATCGGTCCAATTGGCTGACGCCCGATGCGACTCGCTGTTTTCCTGGTTTTGCTGCGGACATATCACGGTCCCTCCCGGGAGGCGTTCGGCAATCAGAGATTAACAAAACCCCGGAACCTGTTCAATATGCATTGGGACGGCAAGGGGCAATCGGATAGGACGATATTCGTACAAAAAAAAAACGACCGGATTCGGTCGCTTAGAATTGGAGAAGTACTCAGGCTGTCACATGTAGCAATTACATCCAGCGCCATTCCTTCTTATCAATTCGCCGCAGTCAAACGTGGTAACAATTTCTTCCATATCATTCTTCTATGCGGCAGCATTACTAAAGGCGCCCCTCTTCTGTAATAATTGAGCAACTTCCACCTCATTCCAAAAATTGGCTTCAATCAATGCCGTTCTGCCAGCGATATCTCTGACGTTTATGTCGGCCCCTCGGTCCAGAAGGATCCCAACAATCCCTACGTGTCCCCCAAGGGAAGCTTCGATGAGAGCTGTCCTTCCATCAACGTCTTTGGCATTGATATCCGCGCCCCATTGCAAAAGTAAATCGACTATCTCTGCTTGTCCGGTGAGTGCAGCCATATTCAGTGCAGTGGATCCGAAGATGTTCTCCTTGGAATTGATGTTTGCACCCATTTCCAGCAACAATTCCACAACTGAATGATGTCCTCTAAATGCAGCCTCTATAAGAGGCGTGGCTCCATATTTGTTACGGTAATTAACGTCTGCTCCTCGAGCCAATAGCTCTTTGACCCTGTAGAATCTTCCAGCTTTAGCCGCGGCATGAAGCTCTTCGCCCAGTCTCACCGACATGTTTCGAAACCTCCATCTCCCTGGGCTCACAACGCGCACCATGAACGACTCCGCTTGGAACAGTGAAGAATGTAATTAATAGTGCGTTTCAGCACACTGTTCTTCAGTCTATATAATTGATCTGGGAACGGGCTTGAACACTCGCCCGAAGGATTGATTGGGACTTCTCTCATACTTTTCATCCCAGATCCTAGTGTCTCTATGGTTACCGCGCTATGGACCCTCCGTCCGTTCGGTATTTATTAATCCGTTACGAGTTTGACTCCCCCCTCGTAATTCCTTCCACCTCTCTTCCGGCCGAAAACGTACCCGCAATTCTGATGTGTACGCATCCGCTTACCGGAACCCCAGTTCACCCACCAAACTTCTCTCAAGCATTGGCATGTAGATTTTGTCTGCGGCAATCTTCTGAGCAAGGAATGTGCCAAATCAGGCCAGGGCCGCGCGGTACTCGGTAAAACGTCTTGGTACAAGGGTTGGAGAATTCATGGCGTCCATGTACTTTGCGGTCGTTCAGACAAATTTGACTCGCCGGTTCAATGGTTAAAAACTACCCAACGCGAAGGCTTGCGAATGAAATTGTGGAGTTATAATTTTTGCGCCGGGTAATTTTCACCCTGTATCCGTGGATTCGAGCAGATGTTACCCCTTGATGCAAAAGCTTCCTCCGTAGGCCCTTTATCTATTGGATGATTTCTTCTCGAAATTACTCTCTTTGTACCTTTAAGTATTTAGGAGGAGCGGAACGGTTCTTTCGCGACAATCTGGTTTGATGCGCGCCTCACGGAGTGCGGACCAATACCAATGTGCTTTCATAAAGGGAATATTAAGAAACCTGTTATTTGCCGGTCCCGGCAAATCTCCTTCGCTACGAACGGCACCGCCTGACTTCGCTTCGGAGATATGCCGGGACCGGATTGCCAGATGTTACTTCTTTGAACGCACATTGCGTATAACCTGGGCGATGCCGATGCGCGCCTCACGGTCGGATCTACAGGAATTACGGTCCTTACTTGACAAATTTCTAGATAGTATTTTCTGGACAAATATTATAAAGATTACGTTTTTACTAGGCCGACAGACTTTAATATCCTATCAATCTCCTATGAAATAGGCTTGACTTAGTAACTTCTCCAGAATAT
The sequence above is a segment of the Desulfomonile tiedjei DSM 6799 genome. Coding sequences within it:
- a CDS encoding helix-turn-helix domain-containing protein, producing MSAAKPGKQRVASGVSQLDRLLGGLFIGDNVVWHDDAGSLASVFCLNFIQASQSQNKPIIYVTFDRSPRNLLERLGPLADYPGLTILDCFTWGKGSGSDVFLRFYKDVEAEWPCRIVRVEEPRQVDQVMDALYGIHASMAGDVRFVFESLTGMQDLWGGEDHVLNFYTHSCPRLYELNTIAYWILEKNAHSSRLRAHINQIAQVSIELSIKRGTTSLTILKAERRSLDNLHKPFNYWTKDLTIVFEDEKRSSGKIELGLRLKEVRSKRGLSQTELAKLVGVTPSTISQVESNLIYPSLPALVKMAEVLSVEVSSFFQAKTEMGKRLVFPATEASVVKLSDMPEETIIAKLLTPVDFDAKAEPYLIEIAPEAKLPSHFFIHKGEEIGYVLSGKLQMTVEKAVHKLRSGDVVYLASEMPTQWSNPGPGTAKLLWIKIR
- a CDS encoding ankyrin repeat domain-containing protein, with protein sequence MSVRLGEELHAAAKAGRFYRVKELLARGADVNYRNKYGATPLIEAAFRGHHSVVELLLEMGANINSKENIFGSTALNMAALTGQAEIVDLLLQWGADINAKDVDGRTALIEASLGGHVGIVGILLDRGADINVRDIAGRTALIEANFWNEVEVAQLLQKRGAFSNAAA